A genome region from Chlorobaculum tepidum TLS includes the following:
- the rplJ gene encoding 50S ribosomal protein L10: MKRDTKEQIAQEIAEKFQKSQGFYFTEFQGLDVQKMSQLRLEFRKAGIEYRVVKNTLIKKALKDAADVDKLAAGLKNTTAVAFAYDDPIAPAKIIKKFSKDNEALKFKMASIDGQVFGSDSLPQLSEMLSKTENIGRLAGLLNNMVASVPMVMNAVMRNLVSVIDQVGKLEK, encoded by the coding sequence ATGAAGCGTGATACAAAAGAGCAGATCGCTCAGGAAATAGCAGAGAAGTTCCAGAAGTCACAGGGCTTCTACTTTACCGAGTTTCAGGGGCTCGATGTCCAGAAGATGAGCCAGTTGCGCCTCGAGTTTCGCAAGGCCGGTATCGAGTACCGGGTGGTCAAGAACACCCTGATCAAAAAGGCGCTCAAGGATGCCGCCGACGTCGACAAGCTGGCTGCTGGTTTGAAGAACACCACCGCAGTAGCGTTCGCTTACGACGATCCGATCGCTCCGGCCAAGATCATCAAGAAGTTCAGCAAAGACAACGAAGCGTTGAAGTTCAAGATGGCCTCTATCGATGGACAGGTGTTTGGTTCCGATTCGCTGCCCCAGCTCTCCGAGATGCTCAGCAAGACCGAGAACATTGGTCGCCTTGCCGGCCTCTTGAACAACATGGTTGCTTCTGTGCCGATGGTCATGAATGCGGTGATGAGAAACCTCGTTTCCGTGATCGACCAGGTCGGAAAGCTCGAGAAATAA
- the rplL gene encoding 50S ribosomal protein L7/L12, giving the protein MSSIETLVEEIGKLTLTEASELVKALEEKFGVSAAPAVMAGAVMAAPAGEAAAAEEKTEFDVVLKSAGANKINVIKVVRAITGLGLKEAKDMVDGAPKTVKEAVSKDEAEKIAKELKDAGAEVELN; this is encoded by the coding sequence ATGTCATCTATCGAAACCCTTGTAGAAGAGATTGGTAAACTTACCCTTACCGAAGCTTCCGAGTTGGTGAAAGCACTTGAGGAGAAGTTCGGCGTGAGCGCTGCTCCTGCCGTTATGGCTGGCGCCGTTATGGCCGCTCCTGCCGGTGAAGCTGCCGCTGCAGAAGAGAAGACCGAGTTCGACGTCGTACTCAAGTCTGCTGGCGCCAACAAGATCAACGTCATCAAGGTTGTTCGCGCAATCACCGGTCTTGGTCTGAAAGAGGCCAAGGACATGGTTGACGGTGCACCGAAGACCGTCAAAGAGGCTGTCTCCAAGGACGAGGCTGAAAAGATCGCCAAAGAGCTCAAGGACGCCGGCGCTGAAGTCGAGCTGAACTGA
- the rpoB gene encoding DNA-directed RNA polymerase subunit beta, translated as MADATPTPCIDFSKIQSIINPPDLLKVQLDSFHNFIQDSVPLEKRKDQGLEKVLRSAFPITDTRGLYLLEYISYSFDKPKYTVEECIERGLTYDVSLKIKLKLSYKDEADEPDWKETIQQEVYLGRIPYMTDRGTFIINGAERVVVAQLHRSPGVVFSEAVHPNGKKMYSAKIVPTRGSWIEFQTDINNQIFVYIDQKKNFLVTALLRAIGFAKDEDILGLFDLVEEVEVSSKSSKREQLLGQYLASDIIDMTTGEVVPARAAITEEIIDQIVAAGYKTVKVMKTTSPEKGVDKSVIINTILNDSSATEEEALEIVYEELRSNEAPDIDAARSFLERTFFNQKKYDLGDVGRYRIQKKLQNELAELSAYLEKRPELKELSDAIYERILQTISTYSEEPIGEDILVLTHYDIIAVINYLIKLINGMAEVDDVDHLANRRVRSVGEQLAAQFVIGLARMGKNVREKLNSRDTDKIAPADLINARTVSSVVSSFFATSQLSQFMDQTNPLAEMTNKRRVSALGPGGLTRERAGFEVRDVHYTHYGRLCPIETPEGPNIGLISSLSVYAEINDKGFIQTPYRVVENGQVTDKVVMLSAEDEENKITVPVSIELDENNRIAAESVQARTKGDYPLVLAEEVNYMDVSPVQIVSAAAALIPFLEHDDGNRALMGANMQRQAVPLLVSEAPIVGTGMEAKVARDSRAVIVAEGPGVVQCVTADRIEVRYDLDPENNTVSLLDPDEGVKVYKLIKFKRSNQDTCISQRPLVHNGQRVNAGDVLADSSSTDNGELALGKNVLVAFMPWRGYNFEDAIVLSERLVYDDVFTSIHVHEFESSVRDTKRGEEQFTRDIYNVSEDALRNLDENGIVRIGAEVKERDILVGKITPKGESDPTPEEKLLRAIFGDKSSDVKDASMHVPAGMKGIVIKTKLFSRKKKIGMDVKERMEAIDKQFDLKEADLRSRFAKWMKQYLNGKKSVAITSDKGKVLVPEGTVIDEALLAKFNGLPFLESIDLSKGIVSGAKTNENVVRLIREYRLKLKDLSDERENEKYKINVGDELPPGIEELAKVYIAQKRKIQVGDKMAGRHGNKGVVGKILPIEDMPFMEDGTPVDIVLNPLGVPSRMNIGQLYETSLGWAGKKLGVKFKTPIFSGATYTEVQEYLEKAGLPGHGKVKLFDGRTGEQFHDEVTVGYIYMLKLSHLVDDKIHARSIGPYSLITQQPLGGKAQFGGQRFGEMEVWALEAYGAANILREMLTVKSDDVIGRNKTYEAIVKGQNLPEPGTPESFNVLIRELQGLGLEIRIDDRVP; from the coding sequence GTGGCTGATGCAACACCAACACCGTGTATTGACTTTTCCAAGATCCAGAGTATCATAAATCCCCCCGACCTTCTCAAGGTACAGCTCGATTCGTTTCATAATTTCATCCAGGACAGCGTTCCCCTTGAAAAACGCAAGGATCAGGGGCTTGAAAAAGTGCTCAGGAGCGCCTTTCCCATTACCGATACCAGGGGGCTCTATCTCCTGGAATATATCTCCTACAGCTTCGACAAGCCGAAATATACCGTCGAGGAGTGCATTGAGCGCGGCCTGACCTACGATGTTTCGCTCAAGATCAAGCTCAAGCTCTCCTATAAGGATGAGGCCGACGAGCCGGACTGGAAGGAGACCATCCAGCAGGAGGTCTATCTCGGCAGGATTCCCTATATGACCGACCGCGGGACCTTTATCATCAACGGCGCCGAGCGCGTCGTGGTGGCGCAGCTTCACCGTTCGCCGGGCGTGGTGTTCAGCGAGGCCGTACACCCGAACGGTAAAAAGATGTACTCGGCCAAAATCGTGCCGACTCGCGGTTCCTGGATCGAGTTCCAGACCGACATCAACAACCAGATTTTCGTCTACATCGACCAGAAGAAGAACTTCCTGGTCACAGCGCTGCTCAGGGCGATCGGTTTTGCCAAGGATGAGGATATTCTCGGACTGTTCGATCTGGTCGAGGAGGTCGAGGTTTCGTCCAAGAGCTCGAAGCGCGAGCAGCTTCTTGGCCAGTATCTGGCTTCCGATATCATCGACATGACTACCGGTGAGGTAGTGCCTGCAAGGGCAGCCATTACCGAGGAGATCATAGACCAGATCGTCGCTGCCGGTTACAAAACGGTCAAGGTGATGAAGACCACCTCCCCCGAGAAAGGCGTGGACAAGTCGGTTATCATCAACACGATTCTCAATGACAGTTCCGCCACCGAGGAAGAGGCGCTTGAAATTGTCTACGAGGAGCTTCGCTCCAACGAAGCGCCGGACATCGATGCCGCCAGAAGCTTCCTCGAACGCACCTTTTTCAATCAGAAGAAATACGATCTCGGCGATGTTGGTCGCTATCGCATTCAGAAGAAGCTTCAGAACGAGCTTGCCGAGCTTTCGGCTTATCTTGAAAAGCGCCCTGAACTGAAGGAACTCTCCGACGCTATTTACGAGCGCATTCTCCAGACGATCAGCACCTACTCCGAGGAGCCGATCGGTGAGGATATTCTGGTGCTGACCCACTACGACATCATTGCGGTCATCAATTATCTGATCAAGCTGATCAACGGCATGGCCGAGGTCGATGACGTCGATCACCTGGCCAACCGCCGCGTGCGCTCGGTGGGCGAGCAACTCGCTGCGCAGTTCGTGATCGGTCTGGCGAGAATGGGCAAGAATGTTCGCGAAAAGCTCAACTCGCGCGATACCGACAAGATCGCTCCGGCTGATCTGATCAATGCGCGAACCGTGTCGAGCGTGGTGTCGAGCTTCTTTGCCACCAGCCAGCTCTCGCAGTTTATGGACCAGACCAATCCTCTGGCCGAAATGACCAACAAGCGCAGGGTTTCGGCTCTTGGCCCCGGTGGCCTGACCCGCGAGCGTGCAGGTTTCGAGGTTCGCGATGTTCACTACACTCATTACGGACGTCTTTGCCCGATCGAGACCCCTGAAGGCCCGAACATCGGTCTGATTTCGTCGCTGTCGGTCTATGCCGAAATCAACGACAAGGGCTTCATCCAGACCCCGTACCGCGTGGTCGAAAATGGTCAGGTCACCGACAAGGTCGTGATGCTCTCCGCAGAGGATGAGGAGAACAAGATCACCGTGCCGGTCAGCATCGAGCTTGACGAGAACAACCGCATCGCGGCCGAGTCGGTGCAGGCCAGAACCAAGGGTGACTACCCGCTGGTGCTTGCCGAAGAGGTCAACTACATGGACGTCTCTCCGGTTCAGATTGTCAGCGCGGCAGCCGCGCTCATCCCGTTCCTTGAGCACGATGACGGTAACCGCGCGCTCATGGGCGCGAACATGCAGCGCCAGGCAGTGCCGCTGCTCGTTTCCGAAGCGCCGATCGTTGGCACCGGCATGGAGGCCAAGGTGGCCCGTGATTCTCGCGCGGTGATCGTGGCCGAGGGGCCCGGCGTGGTGCAGTGCGTCACGGCGGATCGCATCGAAGTGCGCTACGATCTCGATCCGGAAAACAACACCGTTTCGTTGCTTGACCCAGACGAAGGCGTCAAGGTCTACAAGCTCATCAAATTCAAGCGCTCCAACCAGGACACCTGCATCTCGCAGCGCCCGCTGGTGCACAATGGCCAGAGGGTCAACGCCGGCGACGTGCTGGCCGACAGCTCCTCGACCGACAATGGCGAACTGGCGCTCGGTAAAAACGTGCTGGTAGCCTTCATGCCCTGGCGCGGTTACAACTTCGAGGACGCTATTGTGCTCAGTGAGCGCCTCGTCTATGACGACGTCTTTACCTCGATCCACGTGCACGAGTTCGAGTCGAGCGTGCGCGACACCAAGCGCGGCGAGGAGCAATTTACTCGCGACATCTACAACGTCAGCGAGGATGCGCTGCGCAACCTCGACGAGAACGGCATCGTGCGCATCGGCGCCGAGGTCAAGGAGCGCGACATTCTGGTCGGTAAGATCACCCCGAAAGGCGAGAGCGATCCGACTCCGGAAGAAAAGCTCCTGCGTGCCATCTTCGGCGACAAGTCGAGCGACGTGAAAGACGCCTCGATGCACGTGCCGGCCGGCATGAAAGGTATCGTCATCAAGACCAAGCTGTTCAGCCGCAAGAAAAAGATCGGCATGGACGTAAAAGAGCGCATGGAGGCGATCGACAAGCAGTTCGATCTGAAAGAGGCCGACCTGCGCAGCCGCTTTGCCAAATGGATGAAGCAGTATCTCAACGGCAAGAAGAGCGTTGCCATCACCAGCGACAAAGGCAAGGTGCTCGTTCCCGAAGGCACGGTCATCGATGAAGCGCTGCTGGCCAAGTTCAACGGCTTGCCGTTCCTCGAATCGATTGATCTGTCGAAAGGCATTGTGAGCGGAGCCAAAACCAACGAAAACGTCGTCCGCCTGATTCGTGAATACCGTCTCAAGCTGAAGGATCTGTCTGACGAGCGTGAGAACGAGAAGTACAAAATCAACGTCGGCGATGAATTGCCGCCCGGTATCGAAGAGTTGGCCAAGGTTTATATCGCCCAGAAGAGGAAAATCCAGGTGGGTGACAAGATGGCCGGTCGTCACGGTAACAAGGGTGTGGTCGGCAAGATTCTGCCGATCGAGGATATGCCCTTCATGGAGGATGGGACCCCGGTCGATATCGTGCTCAACCCGCTTGGTGTGCCGAGCCGTATGAACATCGGCCAGCTGTACGAAACCTCGCTCGGCTGGGCGGGCAAGAAGCTCGGTGTCAAGTTCAAGACCCCGATCTTCAGCGGTGCAACCTACACCGAGGTGCAGGAGTATCTTGAAAAAGCTGGTCTGCCTGGGCACGGCAAGGTCAAGCTGTTCGACGGACGTACCGGCGAGCAGTTCCACGACGAGGTCACGGTTGGTTATATCTACATGCTCAAACTGAGCCACCTGGTCGACGACAAGATTCATGCTAGGTCCATCGGACCATACTCGCTTATCACCCAGCAGCCGCTCGGTGGCAAGGCACAGTTCGGTGGCCAAAGGTTTGGTGAAATGGAGGTCTGGGCGCTCGAAGCCTACGGCGCGGCCAACATCCTGCGAGAGATGCTCACGGTCAAATCCGATGACGTGATCGGCAGGAACAAAACCTATGAAGCGATTGTCAAGGGACAGAATCTTCCGGAACCCGGAACGCCTGAATCGTTCAACGTGCTTATCAGGGAGCTGCAGGGGCTTGGCCTCGAGATCAGGATCGACGACAGAGTGCCCTGA
- the rpoC gene encoding DNA-directed RNA polymerase subunit beta' yields the protein MIFSQGSSPLKGDFSKIKFSIASPESILAHSRGEVLKPETINYRTFKPERDGLMCEKIFGPTKDWECYCGKYKRVRYKGIICDRCGVEVTTKSVRRERMGHISLAVPVVHTWFFRSVPSKIGALLDLSTKELERIIYYEVYVVINPGEPGEKQGIKKFDRLTEEQYFQIITEYEDNQDLEDNDPAKFVAKMGGEAIHMLLKGLNLDEIALNLRKVLKESGSEQKRADALKRLKVVEAFRKSYEPQKRTRKKSTGLFPEEDSPELYIYEGNKPEYMVMEVVPVIPPELRPLVPLEGGRFATSDLNDLYRRVIIRNNRLKKLIDIRAPEVILRNEKRMLQEAVDALFDNSRKANAVKTGESNRPLKSLSDALKGKQGRFRQNLLGKRVDYSGRSVIVVGPELKLHQCGLPKSMAIELFQPFVIRRLVERGIAKSVKSAKKLIDKKDPVVWDVLEKVIDGHPVLLNRAPTLHRLGIQAFQPTLIEGKAIQLHPLVCTAFNADFDGDQMAVHVPLSPEAQLEASLLMLSSHNLILPQSGKPVTVPSQDMVLGMYYLTKARFGDVGQGQLFYSMEEVIIAYNEERVGLHAQIFVKYDGKVDQVSDPVRLVDTLVPEEQAERRAWLKSQIEQKKLLVTTVGRVIFNQHMPEEIGFINKLINKKVAKELIAQLSSEVGNVETARFLDNIKEVGFDYAMRGGLSIGLSDAIVPETKVKHIKNAQRDSAKIIKEYNRGTLTDNERYNQIVDVWQKTSNLVADESYEKLKKDRDGFNPLYMMLDSGARGSREQVRQLTGMRGLIARPQKSMSGQPGEIIENPIISNLKEGLTVLEYFISTHGARKGLSDTSLKTADAGYLTRRLHDVAQDVIVTIDDCGTTRGLHVERNIEEETSGQIKFREKIKGRVAARDIVDVINDKVVVKAGEIITDELAAAIQDNIGVEEAEIRSVLTCESKVGICAKCYGTNLSVHKLVEIGEAVGVIAAQSIGEPGTQLTLRTFHQGGAAQGGIAETETKAFYEGQVELEDVKSVEHSIITEDGIEETRQIVIQKNGKLNIIDPDSGKVLKRYVVPHGAHLNVEHGQMVRKEQVLFSSEPNSTQIIAEMPGFAKFIDIEKGVTYKEEVDPQTGFAQHTIINWRSKLRASETREPRVAIVSESGEIRKTYPVPIKSNLYVEDGQKIVPGDIIAKVPRNLDRVGGDITAGLPKVTELFEARIPTDPAIVSEIDGYVSFGSQRRSSKEIRVKNDFGEEKVYYVQVGKHVLATEGDEVKAGDPLTDGAVSPQDILRIQGPNAVQQYLVNEIQKVYQINAGVEINDKHLEVIVRQMLQKVRVEEPGDTDLLPGDLIDRSTFIEANEAVAEKVRVIDRGDAPARIIEGQLYKQRDITKLNRELRRNGKSLITIEPALQATSHPVLLGITSAALQTESVISAASFQETTKVLTDAAVAGKVDHLVGLKENVIVGKLIPAGTGLRKYRSIRLRDNEAEEAEAVEAASDEEI from the coding sequence ATGATATTTTCACAGGGATCATCACCGCTCAAGGGTGATTTTTCGAAGATAAAGTTCAGCATCGCCTCTCCGGAGAGTATTCTGGCCCATTCGCGTGGCGAGGTGCTCAAGCCGGAAACCATAAACTACCGTACCTTCAAGCCGGAACGTGACGGCCTGATGTGCGAAAAGATATTCGGTCCTACCAAGGACTGGGAATGCTATTGCGGCAAGTACAAGAGGGTGCGCTACAAGGGCATCATCTGCGACCGCTGCGGCGTTGAAGTCACCACCAAGAGCGTGCGCCGCGAGCGCATGGGCCATATCTCGCTGGCCGTGCCGGTGGTGCACACCTGGTTTTTCCGCTCCGTGCCGAGCAAGATCGGCGCGCTGCTCGATCTCTCCACCAAGGAGCTGGAGCGCATCATCTACTACGAAGTGTACGTGGTCATCAACCCCGGCGAGCCGGGCGAGAAGCAGGGCATCAAAAAGTTCGACCGCCTGACCGAGGAGCAGTATTTCCAGATCATCACCGAGTACGAAGACAACCAGGACCTCGAAGATAACGATCCGGCCAAGTTCGTCGCCAAAATGGGTGGCGAGGCGATCCATATGTTGCTGAAAGGCTTGAACCTCGACGAGATCGCACTCAACCTTCGCAAGGTTCTCAAGGAGAGCGGCTCGGAGCAGAAACGCGCCGATGCGCTCAAGCGCCTCAAGGTTGTCGAGGCTTTCAGAAAGAGCTACGAGCCGCAGAAGCGCACCCGCAAAAAATCGACCGGTCTTTTCCCTGAGGAGGATTCTCCGGAGCTGTACATTTACGAAGGCAACAAGCCCGAGTACATGGTGATGGAGGTCGTGCCGGTGATTCCGCCGGAACTTCGTCCTCTCGTGCCGCTCGAAGGTGGCCGTTTCGCCACCTCAGATCTGAACGATCTGTATCGCCGCGTGATTATCCGCAACAACCGTCTGAAAAAGCTGATCGACATCCGCGCTCCCGAGGTGATTTTGCGCAACGAAAAGCGCATGTTGCAGGAGGCGGTCGACGCCCTGTTCGACAACTCGCGCAAGGCCAATGCGGTGAAAACCGGCGAGTCCAACCGCCCGCTCAAGTCGCTTTCCGACGCTCTTAAGGGCAAGCAGGGGCGTTTTCGCCAGAACCTGCTCGGCAAGCGCGTTGACTACTCCGGTCGTTCGGTTATCGTGGTCGGCCCGGAGCTGAAACTGCACCAGTGCGGTCTGCCGAAGAGCATGGCCATTGAGCTGTTCCAGCCGTTCGTTATCCGCCGCCTTGTCGAGCGCGGCATCGCCAAGTCGGTCAAGTCGGCCAAGAAGCTCATCGACAAGAAAGACCCGGTAGTCTGGGATGTGCTTGAAAAGGTGATCGACGGCCATCCGGTGCTTCTGAACCGTGCGCCGACCCTGCACCGCCTTGGTATCCAGGCTTTCCAGCCGACCCTCATCGAGGGCAAGGCGATCCAGCTCCATCCGCTCGTCTGTACGGCCTTCAACGCTGACTTCGACGGCGACCAGATGGCCGTGCACGTGCCGCTTTCGCCTGAAGCGCAGCTCGAAGCGTCGCTCTTGATGCTCTCGTCGCACAACCTCATTCTGCCGCAGTCCGGTAAGCCGGTTACGGTTCCGTCGCAGGACATGGTGCTCGGTATGTACTACCTGACCAAGGCGCGTTTCGGAGATGTAGGCCAGGGACAGCTCTTCTACTCGATGGAAGAGGTGATCATCGCTTACAACGAGGAGCGTGTAGGTCTCCATGCCCAGATTTTTGTTAAGTACGACGGCAAGGTCGACCAGGTCTCCGACCCGGTTCGCCTGGTTGATACGCTTGTCCCCGAAGAACAGGCAGAAAGGAGAGCGTGGCTGAAGAGCCAGATTGAGCAGAAGAAGCTGCTTGTCACCACGGTTGGTCGAGTGATTTTCAACCAGCATATGCCTGAAGAGATCGGCTTCATCAACAAGCTGATCAACAAGAAGGTGGCCAAGGAGCTGATCGCACAGCTCTCCAGCGAGGTCGGTAACGTTGAGACGGCCCGCTTCCTTGACAACATCAAAGAGGTCGGTTTCGACTACGCTATGAGAGGTGGCCTGTCCATCGGCCTGTCCGACGCGATCGTGCCTGAAACCAAGGTGAAGCACATCAAGAACGCCCAGCGTGACAGCGCCAAGATCATCAAGGAGTACAACCGAGGCACGCTGACCGACAACGAACGGTACAACCAGATCGTTGATGTCTGGCAGAAGACCTCCAACCTCGTGGCCGACGAGTCCTACGAAAAGCTCAAGAAAGATCGCGACGGCTTCAACCCGCTCTATATGATGCTCGATTCGGGTGCCCGAGGCTCCCGCGAGCAGGTTAGGCAGTTGACCGGTATGAGGGGTCTGATCGCCCGTCCGCAGAAGTCCATGTCTGGCCAGCCGGGCGAGATCATCGAGAACCCGATTATCTCGAACCTCAAGGAGGGGCTGACGGTGCTCGAATACTTCATCTCGACGCACGGTGCCCGTAAGGGTCTGTCTGATACCTCGCTCAAGACGGCTGACGCCGGTTACCTGACCAGGCGTCTGCACGACGTGGCGCAGGATGTGATCGTCACCATTGACGACTGCGGCACCACGCGCGGTCTGCACGTCGAGCGCAACATCGAGGAGGAGACCAGCGGACAGATCAAGTTCCGCGAAAAGATCAAGGGGCGCGTGGCGGCCCGCGACATCGTCGATGTCATCAACGACAAAGTTGTTGTCAAGGCCGGTGAAATTATCACCGATGAGCTTGCTGCCGCCATTCAGGACAACATTGGTGTTGAAGAGGCCGAGATTCGTTCCGTGCTCACCTGCGAGTCGAAGGTCGGTATCTGTGCGAAGTGCTACGGCACCAACTTGTCGGTGCACAAGCTCGTCGAAATAGGTGAGGCAGTCGGCGTGATTGCAGCACAGTCCATTGGTGAGCCGGGAACGCAGCTGACGCTTCGTACCTTCCACCAGGGCGGTGCGGCGCAGGGCGGTATCGCCGAGACCGAGACCAAGGCGTTCTATGAAGGCCAGGTTGAACTTGAAGATGTGAAGAGTGTCGAACACTCCATCATCACCGAGGACGGTATCGAGGAGACACGCCAGATCGTCATTCAGAAGAACGGCAAACTCAACATCATTGACCCAGATTCGGGCAAGGTTCTTAAGCGTTATGTGGTGCCGCATGGCGCGCATCTCAACGTCGAGCACGGTCAGATGGTGCGTAAGGAGCAGGTGCTCTTCAGCAGCGAACCGAACAGCACCCAGATTATTGCCGAGATGCCCGGTTTTGCGAAATTTATCGACATCGAAAAAGGCGTCACCTACAAGGAGGAAGTTGACCCGCAGACCGGTTTCGCTCAGCACACCATCATCAACTGGCGCTCCAAGCTGCGCGCATCCGAGACTCGCGAGCCGCGTGTTGCCATTGTGAGCGAATCGGGTGAAATCAGGAAGACCTATCCGGTGCCGATCAAGTCCAACCTCTATGTCGAGGATGGCCAGAAGATCGTGCCCGGCGATATTATTGCCAAGGTGCCGAGGAACCTCGATCGCGTCGGCGGCGACATTACCGCCGGTTTGCCAAAGGTGACCGAGCTGTTCGAAGCGCGTATTCCAACCGATCCGGCTATCGTCTCTGAAATCGACGGTTACGTGAGCTTCGGCTCGCAGCGCCGCAGCAGCAAGGAGATCAGGGTCAAGAATGACTTTGGCGAAGAGAAGGTATACTACGTCCAGGTCGGTAAGCATGTGCTTGCCACCGAAGGGGACGAGGTCAAGGCAGGTGATCCGCTGACCGACGGCGCGGTCTCACCGCAGGACATCCTGCGCATCCAGGGCCCCAACGCCGTGCAGCAGTATCTGGTCAACGAAATTCAGAAGGTGTATCAGATCAACGCCGGTGTGGAGATCAACGACAAGCACCTTGAGGTGATCGTGCGCCAGATGCTGCAGAAGGTACGCGTTGAAGAGCCTGGTGATACCGATCTGCTTCCGGGCGACCTGATCGATCGAAGCACCTTTATTGAAGCCAACGAAGCCGTGGCCGAAAAGGTCAGGGTGATCGACCGTGGCGATGCTCCGGCAAGGATCATCGAGGGCCAGCTCTACAAGCAGCGCGACATCACCAAGTTGAATCGCGAGCTACGCCGCAACGGCAAGTCGCTCATTACTATCGAGCCGGCGTTGCAGGCAACCTCGCATCCGGTGTTGCTGGGTATTACCAGCGCTGCCTTGCAGACCGAAAGCGTCATCTCTGCAGCCTCCTTCCAGGAGACCACCAAGGTGCTGACCGATGCAGCCGTGGCTGGCAAGGTTGATCACCTCGTCGGCCTGAAAGAGAATGTCATTGTCGGCAAGCTCATTCCGGCCGGTACGGGTTTGCGCAAATACCGCTCAATCCGGCTTCGCGACAACGAAGCTGAAGAGGCTGAAGCTGTTGAGGCAGCATCGGACGAGGAAATTTGA
- the accC gene encoding acetyl-CoA carboxylase biotin carboxylase subunit — translation MFKKILIANRGEIALRVMHTCREMGICTVAVYSTADADSLHVRYADEAVCIGPPLSRESYLNIPRIIAAAEVTNADAIHPGYGFLAENADFAEVCSSSNIKFIGPSAEMINKMGDKNTAKSTMIAAGVPVVPGSEGLVEDVAHAIETAKKIGYPVIIKPTAGGGGKGMRVVHEESQLEKNLKTAQSEAGMAFGNSGVYIEKFLENPRHIEIQILADQHGNVVHLGERDCTVQRRHQKLIEETPSPVVDEALRTKMGEAAVAAAKAINYEGAGTIEFLLDKHKNFYFMEMNTRIQVEHPITEQRYDVDIVREQISIAAGGSLEGKTFIPRGHSIECRINAEDPEHMFRPSPGEIQVFHTPGGPGVRIDSHCYASYVVPSNYDSMIGKLIVTAHNRDEAIARMSRALDEFIIMGIKTTIPFHKQVMHDPVFRSGEFDTSFLDSFRFEKP, via the coding sequence TTGTTTAAAAAAATACTCATAGCAAACCGTGGGGAGATCGCCTTGCGGGTCATGCATACCTGCCGCGAGATGGGCATTTGCACCGTGGCCGTCTATTCGACCGCCGATGCCGATTCCCTTCATGTCAGGTACGCAGACGAAGCGGTCTGCATCGGACCGCCGCTTTCGAGAGAAAGCTACCTGAATATTCCGCGCATCATCGCCGCTGCCGAGGTCACCAACGCTGACGCGATTCATCCTGGCTACGGCTTTCTGGCCGAAAACGCCGATTTTGCGGAAGTATGCAGCTCCTCGAACATCAAGTTCATTGGCCCTTCCGCGGAGATGATCAACAAGATGGGCGACAAAAACACCGCCAAATCGACCATGATTGCTGCAGGCGTGCCAGTCGTCCCGGGAAGTGAAGGTCTGGTCGAAGATGTGGCTCACGCCATTGAGACCGCCAAAAAGATCGGCTATCCCGTCATCATCAAACCGACAGCTGGGGGTGGCGGAAAAGGGATGCGGGTGGTACACGAAGAGAGCCAGCTCGAAAAAAACCTTAAGACCGCCCAGAGCGAGGCCGGCATGGCCTTCGGCAACAGCGGCGTCTATATCGAGAAGTTCCTTGAAAATCCCCGCCACATCGAAATTCAGATTCTGGCCGACCAGCACGGCAACGTGGTGCACCTCGGCGAACGCGACTGCACCGTGCAGCGCCGCCACCAGAAGCTGATCGAGGAGACTCCCTCACCGGTAGTCGATGAAGCCCTGCGCACGAAGATGGGCGAAGCGGCCGTGGCCGCCGCCAAGGCGATCAACTACGAAGGCGCCGGCACCATCGAGTTCCTGCTCGACAAGCACAAAAACTTCTACTTCATGGAGATGAACACCCGCATCCAAGTGGAGCATCCCATAACCGAGCAGCGCTACGACGTCGATATCGTCAGGGAACAGATCAGCATCGCCGCTGGAGGAAGCCTGGAAGGGAAAACCTTCATTCCGAGAGGCCACTCCATCGAGTGCCGCATCAATGCCGAAGACCCTGAGCACATGTTCAGGCCTTCGCCGGGAGAGATTCAGGTCTTTCATACGCCCGGAGGCCCCGGCGTCAGGATCGACTCGCACTGCTACGCAAGCTACGTCGTGCCATCGAACTACGACTCGATGATCGGCAAGCTCATCGTCACTGCCCACAACCGTGACGAAGCGATCGCCCGCATGTCGAGGGCTCTCGACGAGTTCATCATCATGGGCATCAAAACCACCATCCCTTTCCACAAGCAGGTGATGCACGATCCGGTGTTCAGAAGCGGAGAGTTCGACACGAGCTTCCTCGACAGCTTCAGGTTCGAGAAACCGTAA